A window of Micromonospora eburnea genomic DNA:
CAGCCGGGTCGTGGCGGCCTGACCGCCGCCTGACAGCGCCAGCACCAGCCCGGCCGCGGCGAGCCCACCGCCGAACGCGAGCCCGCCGGCGGGCAACGCCGGCAGTGCGAGCCCGAACGCCGCCGCGGCGACGATCGCCAGGTGCGCTCCCGCGTTGACCGCGAGGGTGTCCGGGGAGGCGAGCGGGTTGCGGGTCAGCGACTGGAGGGCGGCCCCGGCGAAGCCCAGCGCGACGCCGACGGCCAGCCCGGCGAGCAGCCGGGGGATGCGGGAGGCCACCAGGACCCGGGCGGTTTCGTCGTCGGCGCCGGTGAGCAGGCGCAGCAGGTCGAGCGCCCCGACCGAGGAGGTGCCCTGGGTGAGATGCGCCATCGCGACCAGCACGAGTAGCGCGGCGGCGAGGGCGAACACGCCGGCGACCCGGCGGCGGGAGATTGGCCCGGTCGGGGCCGGCCGGGTGGCCGGCTCCGACCGGTTTGGTGTGCTGAGCCGGCTCAAGCCGCGTAGACCTTCACGAACTGGTCGAGGTACTGCATGGCGGAGAGCGGGCCGCCGAAGGTCCAGATGCCGTCCGGCATCCGGTGCAGCTTGTGCTGCTGCACGAACGGTAGCGACTTCCAGATCGCGTTGCCCGCGAGCCCGTCGGCGAAGACGTCGTCGCCGTCCGAGGCGTTGTAGAAGAAGTGCAGGTTCTGTGCCTTGAGGACGGTCAGCCCCTCGACGTCGGTCTGGCCCAGCCCCCACGTCTCGTCGGTCTTGCCGGTCCAGGCGTTCTTCAGGCCGAGCTGGATGCCGAGTTGGGAGACGTACGCGCCCTGGCCGAACATCCGGATCGACACCGTGCTGCCCTCCTTCCAGCCGTCGGCGATGGCGAACTGCTGGCCGGCCGCGCCGGCGTCGGCGATCTTCTTCTTCCCGTCGGCGATGGCGGCGTCGAGGTCGGCGAGGAGTTCTCGCGCCTCGGCGGTCTTTCCGGTCGCGGCGGCGATCATGTGGAGGTCGGACCGCATCCGGCCG
This region includes:
- a CDS encoding ABC transporter substrate-binding protein, whose protein sequence is MMRTRAAILAAAAALLLSACGTTENPAPEPSSSDAAPSGPVTVTDSRGQSITLKAPATKVVGLEWGEVEMLVGLGVMPVGVADPKGYATWVSAAKLDPDVKDVGTRGEPSVDSIVALRPDLVVMEAERGSALVTQLEKYVPVLVTRGSDASDNLGRMRSDLHMIAAATGKTAEARELLADLDAAIADGKKKIADAGAAGQQFAIADGWKEGSTVSIRMFGQGAYVSQLGIQLGLKNAWTGKTDETWGLGQTDVEGLTVLKAQNLHFFYNASDGDDVFADGLAGNAIWKSLPFVQQHKLHRMPDGIWTFGGPLSAMQYLDQFVKVYAA